Proteins encoded by one window of Panicum virgatum strain AP13 chromosome 7N, P.virgatum_v5, whole genome shotgun sequence:
- the LOC120683090 gene encoding uncharacterized protein LOC120683090 translates to MARRLLVVVVVALALWCGGIESKAPAPKKPKGGGGGGEITVTITIKWKRNYKVSCKDKGGPDCYVGCPKECPNKCIASCTRCRSFCMCDFFPGTSCGDPRFTGGDGNTFYFHGHKDRSFCILSDAGVHINAHFIGNHNPELKRDFTWVQALGITFAGGRHRLYIGSRKAARWDEEVDHIVVALDGEPVDVAAVRDARWSSGTLPGLSVTRTDAVNSVLVQLDGVFAVSANAVPVTDEDDKVHKYGRTDRDSLVHLDLGFRFHNLTADVDGVLGQTYSPSYVSRLDIGAKMPVMGGAHKYLSSSLFSTDCAVSKFQHGVTAFAS, encoded by the exons ATGGCGAGGCGTCTGCTTGTGGTTGTGGTGGTGGCTCTTGCACTGTGGTGCGGCGGCATCGAGTCCAAGGCGCCAGCGCCCAAGAAGCCAAAgggaggtggaggtgggggCGAGATAACTGTCACTATCACCATCAAGTGGAAGCGTAACTACAAGGTATCCTGCAAAGACAAAGGGGGCCCGGATTGCTACGTCGGCTGCCCCAAGGAGTGCCCTAACAAGTGCATCGCCTCCTGCACCCGCTGCCGCAGCTTCTGCA TGTGTGACTTCTTCCCCGGCACCTCGTGCGGCGACCCGCGCttcaccggcggcgacggcaacaCCTTCTACTTCCACGGCCACAAGGACCGGAGCTTCTGCATCCTCTCCGACGCCGGCGTCCACATCAACGCCCACTTCATCGGCAACCACAACCCGGAGCTGAAGCGCGACTTCACGTGGGTGCAGGCGCTGGGCATCACATTCGCCGGCGGTCGTCACCGCCTCTACATCGGCTCCCGCAAGGCCGCGCGGTGGGACGAGGAGGTGGACCACATCGTGGTCGCCCTGGACGGCGAGcccgtcgacgtcgccgccgtcaGGGACGCGCGCTGGTCGTCCGGGACCCTTCCGGGGCTGTCCGTCACCCGCACTGACGCCGTCAACAGCGTCCTCGTCCAGCTCGATGGCGTGTTCGCCGTCTCGGCCAACGCCGTTcccgtcaccgacgaggacgatAAGGTTCACAAGTACGGCAGGACCGACAGGGACAGCCTCGTGCACCTCGACCTCGGCTTCCGGTTCCACAACCTCACCGCGGACGTCGACGGCGTGCTCGGGCAGACGTACAGCCCCAGCTACGTGAGCAGGCTGGACATCGGCGCGAAGATGCCCGTCATGGGCGGCGCGCACAAGTACCTCTCGTCGAGCCTCTTCTCCACCGACTGCGCCGTCTCCAAGTTCCAGCACGGCGTCACCGCATTTGCTTCTTAA
- the LOC120680542 gene encoding uncharacterized protein LOC120680542, giving the protein MTEEEKQEAAIYRVNNPPKCHCGVRAKLQRPNIGVPPKFTPFFRCSLKTRDGWPACDFNEYIYGPRSHWPTEEEVREFESGKKPWPCTTTPSLRCKCGILATKGVVPSELGYGYYCGNSYGEYWEGRTCD; this is encoded by the exons ATGacagaggaagagaagcaagaagctGCTATATATCGTGTGAACAATCCTCCCAAATGTCATTGTGGTGTTCGTGCCAAACTTCAAAGGCCTAATATTGGTGTCCCTCCAAAGTTCACTCCCTTTTTTAGATGCTCGCTAAAGACTAGA GATGGATGGCCGGCATGTGACTTCAATGAGTATATTTATGGTCCTAGATCTCATTGGCCGACAGAAGAGGAAGTGCGAGAATTTGAGAGTGGGAAGAAGCCATGGCCATGTACAACTACTCCTAGTCTTCGATGCAAGTGTGGTATTCTGGCCACAAAAGGCGTAGTTCCTTCTGAGCTTGGCTACGGATATTACTGTGGCAATAGCTACGGAGAGTATTGG gagggaaggacatgtgattag